CCGTTGGCCAGCTCGGCCGCCGTCCTTCGTACGCGGTGACGGCTGTCGAAATTTGATTCGCGCGGATGCGGTCGGTCAAAGTAGCGCAGTCGGCGTGTTGATCGCCGGGAGTCCGTGGGGTTGGCGTCGAGCGCATCCGACGGCTCGTCAACTCAAGGAGGCCGCGCCCCGCCATGCCATACGTATCCGCCAACGGCATTCGGCTCGCCTACGAGCGCACCGGGGAAGGTGACCCGGTCCTGTTCATCATGGGATCCGGAGCCGGCGGACGCGTGTGGACCACGCATCAGACGCCGGCCGTGAACAAGGCCGGGTACCAGAGCATCATTTTCGACAACCGGGGCATCGCGCCGTCCGACGTACCGCCCGGTCCCTACACCCTGGCCGACATGGTCGCCGACACGGTGGGGCTGATCGAGGCGCTGGACGCGAGTCCGTGTCACCTGGTCGGCACCTCCCTGGGTGCCTCGATCGCGCAGGAGATCGCGGTCGGTCGCCCCGAGTTGGTGCGGTCCGCCGTCATGCTCGCCACCAGGGCGCATTCGGACGTCTTCCGCCAGGCGTTGTCGCGTTCGGACCAGGTGCTGGCCGAGAGCGGAGTGCAACTGCCCCAGGGGTACGCTTCCCCGAACACGGTGCTTCAGATGTTCTCGCCGAAGACCCTGAACAACGACGACGCCGTCTCGCTGTGGCTGGATGTCTTCGAGCTGTACGGGGACGCGGGCGCTGCGTCGAACGGGCAGGCCTGGGTGGATTCCGGGTCCGACCGGCGTGAACGGCTGCGCGAGATCACCGTCCCCTGCCGAGTGATCGCCTTCACCGACGACGTGATCTGCCCGCCGCACCTCGGGGCCGCGGTGGCGGACGCCATCCCGGAGTGCGACTTCGTGGAGATCGGGGACGCCGGCCACCTCGGAAACCTGGAGCGGCCGGACGAGGTCAACACCGCGATCATCGAGTTCCTCGACAAATTCTGACCAGCAGTCCGGCGAGCCGCCACCGGATGCCGCTCGGCGCTCGGGGGTCATCGCGGGCTTCCCCCTCGATCCCCACGGAGACGTGTCCATGACCGCTCGATCCCATGACCGACCCGGGCCCGACCCGGACCGCGCAGAGACCGAGGCCGTGCTGCGCAAGCAGCACCTGCACGCAAGCGTCGCGGACCCCGTCCTGGACACGATGACCTTCCTGAACGAGATCACTGCGCGGTATCCGGACGCGATCTCGTTCGCGCCGGGACGGCCGTACGACGGGTTCTTCGACATCGAGGAGATCTTCAAGCACATCCGCCGCTACCTGGAGTACTTGGAGGACGGCGGGGTCTCACCCGCGGACATCCGCGACGCCCTCTTCCAATATGGTCCGACCGCCGGCCGCATTCGCGACGTGATCGCCGATTCGCTGCATCTGGACGAGGGGATCGATGTCTCGCCCGAGTCCATAGTGGTCACGGTCGGATGTCAGGAGGCGATGTTCCTCGCGGTGCGGGCCCTGATCGCGCGGCCGGAAGACGTGCTCATGGTCTCAAGCCCCTGCTACGTCGGCATCACCGGCGCGGCGAGCGTGCTGGGCGTCGAAGTCGCCGCGGTGGAGGAGGGCGC
The Streptomyces sp. CGMCC 4.7035 DNA segment above includes these coding regions:
- a CDS encoding alpha/beta fold hydrolase; protein product: MPYVSANGIRLAYERTGEGDPVLFIMGSGAGGRVWTTHQTPAVNKAGYQSIIFDNRGIAPSDVPPGPYTLADMVADTVGLIEALDASPCHLVGTSLGASIAQEIAVGRPELVRSAVMLATRAHSDVFRQALSRSDQVLAESGVQLPQGYASPNTVLQMFSPKTLNNDDAVSLWLDVFELYGDAGAASNGQAWVDSGSDRRERLREITVPCRVIAFTDDVICPPHLGAAVADAIPECDFVEIGDAGHLGNLERPDEVNTAIIEFLDKF